One window of Apium graveolens cultivar Ventura unplaced genomic scaffold, ASM990537v1 ctg7984, whole genome shotgun sequence genomic DNA carries:
- the LOC141704570 gene encoding protein FAR1-RELATED SEQUENCE 5-like, with amino-acid sequence MPFVPFTEVNHHYQSVIFGFALMRDEYATFGWIIRTWLEGVGNKPPLTIITDQDQAMESAIAVLLPNTTHLLCSWHISQKIPEKLGHYYSAFQEFKTDFNHCIYKSLTECIFEARWASFVEKYHLQEHKWLNGLYELKRKWILAYTRNTFSAFQISTSTSEGMNSFFDKYVSSATGLKEFIENAQKALARQFMRAKEEDYVTINQKRPMKMHTTLEYHASCIYTKKMFRRFQDELVESSKYFVEKDRRASEEGEIMGCLYVL; translated from the coding sequence ATGCCATTTGTCCCATTTACGGAAGTCAATCATCATTATCAATCGGTTATTTTCGGGTTTGCATTGATGCGGGATGAATACGCGACTTTTGGGTGGATTATTCGTACTTGGCTTGAAGGTGTGGGGAATAAGCCTCCATTGACTATAATCACGGATCAAGATCAAGCCATGGAAAGCGCTATTGCGGTTCTACTCCCGAATACTACCCATTTATTATGTTCTTGGCACATTAGCCAAAAAATCCCCGAGAAATTAGGTCATTATTATTCGGCTTTTCAGGAATTCAAGACGGACTTCAACCATTGTATTTATAAATCTCTCACCGAATGTATTTTTGAGGCTAGATGGGCGTCGTTTGTGGAAAAGTATCACTTGCAAGAGCATAAATGGTTAAATGGGTTATATGAGTTGAAGCGCAAGTGGATTCTTGCATATACTAGAAACACATTTTCAGCGTTTCAAATTAGTACATCGACGAGTGAGGGGATGAATTCTTTCTTTGATAAGTATGTGAGTTCGGCAACGGGTTTGAAGGAATTCATTGAAAATGCCCAAAAAGCATTGGCAAGGCAATTCATGAGGGCAAAGGAAGAAGATTATGTCACCATTAATCAAAAACGTCCCATGAAAATGCATACCACATTGGAGTATCATGCTTCTTGTATTTACACTAAGAAAATGTTTAGAAGATTTCAAGATGAATTGGTTGAGTCTTCAAAATACTTTGTTGAAAAAGATCGACGAGCTAGTGAAGAAGGGGAGATAATGGGATGTTTATACGTACTATAG